In Procambarus clarkii isolate CNS0578487 chromosome 5, FALCON_Pclarkii_2.0, whole genome shotgun sequence, the following are encoded in one genomic region:
- the LOC123762701 gene encoding zinc finger protein 84, with the protein MEELPQDSCAVPPGQEDLENSICENVFEQQCDPSTLLLNDPTDKSFQCTLCEKVFSQKGSLKRHFQTHTGEKPFGCPICGKLFSRESNCKEHMLIHTGEKPFQCSLCDKGFTQKGTLAKHFYSHTGGKPFECSECGKAFARIGERNMHMVVHTGERAYECALCGTAFGQKGSLKRHMQTHSGEKPFECSLCGKSFARNSNLKVHMKNHAGEKSFACSICGKSFAQKSTLSKHVFTHCTEKSLECPICGKAFVHKGQIKSHMLSHTKEKEYECRLCGKSFTHKGSLEKHIFIHTGQKPFKCTECGKVFTQKGHLTTHMLIHTGEKQFECKDCGKPFARNSDLKAHKVVHSGEKPFECPLCGKCYTHKSNVSKHIRTHTGEKPFECSVCEKKFVQKNSLKKHMQSHAEEK; encoded by the coding sequence ATGGAAGAATTACCTCAAGACTCTTGTGCTGTTCCACCAGGACAGGAAGACCTGGAGAATTCAATATGTGAAAATGTGTTTGAACAGCAGTGTGATCCTAGTACTCTTTTATTAAATGATCCTACAGATAAGTCATTTCAATGCACTTTGTGTGAAAAGGTGTTTTCACAGAAAGGCTCCCTGAAGAGACACTTTCAAACTCATACAGGTGAAAAACCATTTGGTTGTCCTATATGTGGTAAGTTGTTTTCGAGAGAGAGCAACTGTAAAGAACATATGCTTATTCATACTGGAGAAAAACCAtttcaatgttctttatgtgataAAGGATTTACTCAGAAAGGTACACTTGCAAAGCACTTCTATTCTCACACTGGGGGCAAGCCATTTGAATGTTCTGAATGTGGGAAAGCATTTGCACGTATTGGTGAACGAAATATGCACATGGTGGTTCACACAGGAGAGAGGGCATATGAATGTGCCTTATGTGGAACAGCATTTGGACAAAAAGGTTCGCTTAAAAGACACATGCAGACTCACTCGGGAGAGAAGCCTTTTGAATGCTCTTTGTGTGGAAAGTCATTTGCTCGCAATAGTAATTTGAAGGTGCACATGAAAAATCATGCAGGAGAAAAATCTTTTGCATGTTCTATATGTGGGAAAAGTTTTGCACAGAAAAGCACCTTGAGCAAGCATGTCTTCACACACTGTACAGAGAAATCGCTAGAATGTCCAATATGTGGCAAGGCATTTGTGCATAAAGGTCAGATAAAATCTCACATGCTTAGTCACACTAAAGAAAAAGAATACGAGTGTCGATTGTGTGGGAAAAGTTTCACACACAAAGGTTCGCTTGAAAAGCACATTTTCATTCATACTGGGCAGAAGCCATTCAAGTGTACCGAGTGTGGAAAAGTGTTTACTCAGAAAGGCCACTTGACTACACATATGTTAATTCACACTGGAGAAAAACAATTTGAATGTAAAGATTGTGGAAAACCATTTGCTCGAAACAGTGATCTAAAGGCACACAAGGTTGTACATAGTGGGGAAAAACCATTTGAGTGCCCATTATGTGGGAAATGTTATACACACAAAAGCAATGTTAGTAAACATATACGAACTCATACTGGTGAAAAACCCTTTGAATGTTCTGTGTGCGAAAAAAAGTTTGTCCAGAAAAACTCACTCAAGAAACATATGCAATCCCATGCTGAAGAAAAGTGA